In a single window of the Candidatus Celerinatantimonas neptuna genome:
- the gapA_1 gene encoding Glyceraldehyde-3-phosphate dehydrogenase A, with translation MTIKVGINGFGRIGRFVFRAAQERDDIEIVGINDLLDVDYMAYMLKYDSTHGRFKGDVKVEGGNLIVNGKTVRVTAERDPANLKWGEIGAEVIAEGTGLFLTDEKARKHIEAGAKKVVMTGPSKDATPMFVMGVNQEKYAGQDIVSNASCTTNCLAPIAKVLNDKFGIKDGLMTTVHATTATQKTVDGPSLKDWRGGRGAAQNIIPSSTGAAKAVGKVLPELNGKLTGMAFRVPTPDVSVVDLTVNLEKAASYDQICAAMKAASEGELKGVLGYTEDSVVSTDFLGEVCTSVFDAKAGLALTDTFVKVVSWYDNEIGYSNKVLDLIAHISK, from the coding sequence ATGACTATTAAAGTAGGTATTAACGGCTTCGGTCGCATCGGTCGCTTCGTTTTCCGTGCTGCTCAAGAACGTGACGATATAGAAATCGTCGGCATCAACGACCTGCTAGACGTTGATTATATGGCTTACATGCTGAAATACGATTCAACTCATGGCCGTTTCAAAGGCGATGTAAAAGTTGAAGGTGGTAACTTAATCGTTAACGGTAAAACCGTTCGTGTTACTGCAGAACGTGATCCAGCCAACCTGAAATGGGGCGAAATCGGCGCTGAAGTTATCGCTGAAGGTACTGGTCTGTTCCTGACTGATGAAAAAGCTCGTAAACACATCGAAGCTGGCGCTAAAAAAGTTGTTATGACTGGCCCATCTAAAGATGCAACTCCTATGTTCGTTATGGGTGTTAACCAGGAAAAATATGCAGGACAAGACATCGTTTCTAACGCTTCTTGTACTACTAACTGTTTAGCACCTATTGCTAAAGTTCTGAACGACAAATTCGGCATCAAAGATGGTTTAATGACTACTGTTCACGCAACTACAGCAACTCAGAAAACTGTTGACGGTCCTTCTTTGAAAGACTGGCGTGGAGGTCGTGGTGCAGCTCAAAACATCATCCCTTCATCAACTGGTGCTGCTAAAGCTGTAGGTAAAGTATTACCAGAACTAAACGGTAAACTGACTGGTATGGCTTTCCGTGTCCCAACTCCTGACGTTTCAGTTGTTGACCTGACCGTTAACCTGGAAAAAGCAGCAAGCTACGACCAAATCTGCGCAGCAATGAAAGCCGCTTCTGAAGGTGAACTTAAAGGTGTTCTTGGTTACACTGAAGATTCAGTTGTTTCTACTGACTTCCTTGGCGAAGTTTGTACTTCAGTATTCGATGCTAAAGCTGGTCTTGCTCTGACTGATACTTTCGTTAAAGTTGTATCTTGGTACGATAACGAAATCGGTTATTCAAACAAAGTTCTGGACTTAATCGCTCATATCTCTAAATAA
- the malQ gene encoding 4-alpha-glucanotransferase, translated as MNERVSINDSDVEKLLNLHGITRHFIDAWGNETDVDSENLCALLKAMGYDIDDDNVLHQQLNRDLENYWQLGLEPVTTSRIGEPVRFLLRYRQGDIHTTFEWKVKTEQGQLFSGTICPDQCPLEQHEILRHDEIMACWIDTEIELECGYHQLLLQYSDQDEPFSESCYIVAPTSAYKPFQIYDGAKVWGVTVQLYALRSQRNWGIGDFSDLMTLVQHIAKGGGNFIGLNPLHALYPGWPEHASPYSPSSRQWLNTIYIDVEAIDEFSQSEAISHVYSYDFQQRLDELRALDWIDYSAVMELKLSMLHLVFKQFQQLSPNHERRLTFKSFYQKEGDELNAQATFDALQVYFREQDDQLSHWCDWPVEFQDYSSNAVRQWSEEHSDDVCFYTWLQWIADEQLEQVARQTKKENMIIGLLLDVAVGVSSGSQEAWRDHQIYNLNVHVGAPPDVLGPLGQNWGLPPMDPIELKKRHYQPLIDLFRHSMHAGGALRIDHVMGLLRLWWVPAGKEAKDGAYVQYPLNDLLAILVLESHRNQCLVVGEDLGTVPKGISHILQDNGIHSYRIFFFSQAPDGGYISPQYYPEQALAALTTHDMATLKGFWHCEDLKLGQQLGLYPDPIHLKKLFDGRLYCKQRILDSLHGHHSIPQWIGHDAAWVPMDQTLSYGMQTHMARGNSALLSLQLEDWLDMEQPVNIPGTSQEYPNWRRKLNQTLEQMFSDPQIILLMQQLSSARHLSSKHLFHQ; from the coding sequence ATGAATGAACGCGTAAGTATAAATGATTCTGATGTAGAAAAACTTTTGAATTTGCATGGTATTACCCGCCATTTTATTGATGCCTGGGGGAATGAAACAGATGTTGATTCAGAAAACCTATGTGCCTTACTTAAAGCAATGGGGTATGACATTGATGATGATAACGTACTACATCAACAGTTGAATCGTGATTTAGAAAATTACTGGCAATTAGGGTTAGAGCCAGTGACAACTTCTCGTATTGGCGAACCTGTACGGTTTTTGCTGCGTTATCGTCAGGGTGATATCCACACTACTTTTGAGTGGAAGGTAAAGACAGAACAGGGACAATTGTTTTCCGGGACAATCTGTCCTGATCAATGTCCGCTTGAGCAGCATGAAATCCTTCGCCATGATGAAATCATGGCGTGTTGGATTGATACGGAGATTGAACTGGAATGTGGTTATCATCAGTTACTGCTTCAGTATTCCGATCAAGATGAACCTTTTTCTGAAAGTTGTTATATCGTTGCACCGACATCGGCTTACAAACCTTTCCAAATTTATGATGGGGCTAAAGTTTGGGGAGTGACGGTTCAGCTTTATGCATTGCGAAGTCAGAGAAACTGGGGGATTGGTGATTTTTCAGATTTGATGACATTGGTTCAGCATATAGCTAAAGGCGGTGGAAACTTTATCGGGCTGAATCCGTTACATGCTTTATATCCGGGGTGGCCTGAACATGCGAGCCCTTATAGTCCATCTTCACGTCAGTGGCTTAACACTATCTATATTGATGTAGAAGCAATTGATGAGTTTTCACAAAGTGAAGCAATAAGTCATGTTTACTCTTATGATTTTCAACAGCGACTGGATGAGCTTCGAGCGCTTGACTGGATCGATTATTCAGCAGTCATGGAATTAAAGCTTTCCATGCTCCATTTAGTTTTTAAACAATTTCAACAGCTCTCCCCAAATCATGAACGTCGTTTGACATTTAAATCTTTTTACCAGAAAGAAGGTGATGAATTAAACGCTCAGGCCACATTTGATGCTTTGCAAGTTTATTTTCGGGAACAAGATGATCAGCTATCGCACTGGTGTGACTGGCCGGTCGAATTTCAGGATTATTCGAGTAATGCGGTTCGGCAGTGGAGTGAAGAACACTCTGATGATGTTTGTTTTTATACCTGGCTGCAGTGGATTGCGGATGAACAGTTAGAACAGGTTGCCAGACAAACCAAAAAAGAAAATATGATCATTGGATTACTGCTTGATGTGGCTGTTGGTGTCAGTTCAGGGAGCCAGGAGGCATGGCGCGACCATCAAATTTATAATTTAAATGTACATGTTGGTGCCCCGCCAGATGTCTTGGGTCCTTTAGGGCAGAATTGGGGGCTTCCTCCGATGGATCCCATCGAGCTGAAAAAACGTCATTATCAACCCTTGATCGATTTATTCCGGCATAGTATGCATGCTGGTGGAGCATTACGAATTGATCATGTGATGGGGCTTCTACGACTATGGTGGGTTCCCGCAGGTAAAGAAGCTAAAGATGGTGCGTATGTTCAGTATCCATTAAATGATCTTTTGGCTATCTTGGTATTAGAAAGTCACCGGAATCAATGTTTAGTGGTCGGAGAAGATTTGGGTACGGTTCCTAAAGGAATTTCTCATATACTTCAGGATAATGGGATCCATTCATACCGTATATTTTTTTTCTCTCAAGCGCCTGACGGTGGTTATATTTCTCCTCAGTATTATCCGGAGCAGGCTCTTGCGGCATTAACAACACATGATATGGCGACATTAAAAGGGTTCTGGCATTGTGAGGATCTTAAGCTAGGCCAGCAATTGGGGTTATATCCTGATCCGATTCATTTGAAAAAATTATTTGATGGCAGGTTGTATTGTAAACAGCGAATTTTAGATAGCTTGCATGGTCATCATTCAATTCCTCAGTGGATTGGGCATGATGCTGCCTGGGTTCCCATGGATCAGACGCTCAGCTATGGTATGCAAACCCATATGGCTCGGGGGAATTCAGCTTTGTTATCATTGCAACTTGAGGACTGGCTGGATATGGAGCAACCTGTCAATATTCCCGGAACAAGCCAGGAATATCCGAACTGGCGGCGTAAATTAAACCAGACGCTTGAGCAGATGTTTAGTGATCCGCAGATTATTCTGTTGATGCAACAGCTTAGCTCTGCAAGACACTTAAGTAGTAAGCACTTATTTCATCAATAA
- the glgX_1 gene encoding Glycogen operon protein GlgX, whose product MDVSQLLHSKKPLERQERLSLYTGQRSPLGATLDQYGCNFSVFAGVARQVELCLFDSDEKEICRFILPGKFGSFHFGYVKGIKPGQLYGYRVYGDFKPNWGQIFIPDKLLIDPYAKALNRPQIWNAKLYEQNDGAMIAKSVVTDDHFDWQSVEKPKVSDSQTIVYELHVKGFTKQHPEVDEPYRGRYLGLIQPPVLHYLKSLGVTSLQLMPVAAFMSESRLMSLGLTNYWGYNPIAFFAPEPRYALRDAVTEFKTMVRELHRHGFEVILDVVFNHTAEGGKGGPVISFRGFSNRHYYLFEQNGSGLDYQCYTNYSGCGNTVNVADPITLRLVVDCLRYWAEDMQVDGFRFDLAVTVGREWHGFSAFNTFFKLLQQDPILNQVKLIAEPWDIGPDGYQVGGFPYDWRECNDHFRDNIRAFWRGDGGQLGEFATRMLGSRDLFPADFRSIHSSMNFICYHDGFTLDDMVSYKQRHNEKNKENNRDGHGHNLSDNYGCEGPTNDLKILSIRNQQKRNLIASLFLAQGTPHFLAGDEFGRTQQGNNNAYCQDNSISWVDWELASVNESLIRFTQSMIAFRQRFQLISHLYLANDHFSGLRTHSNEHGIRWLKPNNQPMESSDWEQGYNRAIMVEYYCHSGCQEHILLLVNASDQHLRFHLPDPGIGWGWFRCIDTRFDEVADGERMLSGLNSILVPCSLQLLEKRQLW is encoded by the coding sequence ATGGATGTATCCCAGTTGCTCCATTCCAAGAAGCCGTTAGAGCGTCAGGAAAGGTTGTCGCTCTATACCGGACAGCGTTCCCCTTTGGGAGCAACATTGGATCAATACGGGTGCAATTTTTCAGTTTTTGCCGGCGTAGCTAGGCAGGTGGAACTCTGCTTGTTTGATTCTGATGAAAAGGAAATCTGCCGGTTTATATTACCCGGGAAATTTGGTTCTTTTCATTTTGGTTATGTGAAAGGGATTAAACCAGGTCAATTGTATGGATATCGGGTATATGGTGATTTTAAACCCAATTGGGGACAAATCTTCATTCCCGATAAATTATTGATAGACCCTTATGCGAAAGCTCTGAATCGGCCGCAAATCTGGAATGCAAAGTTATATGAGCAAAATGACGGAGCAATGATTGCTAAATCAGTCGTGACTGATGATCATTTTGACTGGCAGAGCGTTGAGAAACCGAAAGTCAGTGATTCACAAACTATCGTTTATGAATTACACGTCAAAGGATTTACGAAACAGCATCCAGAAGTTGATGAACCTTATCGGGGGAGATATTTGGGGCTAATTCAACCCCCGGTCCTTCATTATCTAAAATCGTTAGGTGTGACCAGTTTACAGTTGATGCCTGTTGCGGCATTTATGAGTGAATCTCGCCTGATGTCTCTGGGGCTGACGAATTATTGGGGATATAACCCTATCGCATTTTTCGCTCCAGAACCCCGTTATGCGCTAAGAGATGCTGTGACTGAGTTTAAAACAATGGTTCGTGAGCTTCATCGACATGGGTTTGAAGTGATTCTCGATGTGGTATTTAATCATACGGCTGAAGGGGGAAAAGGTGGGCCGGTGATTAGCTTCAGAGGGTTTTCTAATCGCCATTACTATTTGTTTGAACAAAATGGTTCAGGGTTAGATTATCAGTGTTATACCAATTACAGCGGGTGCGGTAATACGGTTAATGTTGCTGATCCGATTACTTTGCGTCTGGTGGTTGATTGCCTGAGATATTGGGCTGAGGATATGCAAGTCGATGGATTTCGGTTTGATCTAGCGGTTACAGTAGGGCGTGAATGGCATGGTTTTAGTGCCTTTAATACATTTTTTAAATTACTCCAGCAAGACCCTATACTTAATCAGGTCAAACTGATTGCAGAACCCTGGGATATCGGGCCTGATGGGTATCAGGTTGGTGGTTTCCCCTATGATTGGCGTGAATGTAATGATCATTTTCGGGATAATATTCGGGCTTTTTGGCGCGGCGATGGTGGTCAGTTAGGTGAGTTTGCAACTCGAATGTTAGGCTCCAGGGATCTGTTTCCGGCTGATTTTCGGAGTATTCATTCCAGTATGAATTTTATCTGTTACCACGATGGATTTACCTTAGATGACATGGTGAGTTATAAGCAGCGCCATAATGAAAAAAATAAAGAGAATAACCGTGATGGTCATGGCCATAATTTATCAGATAATTATGGCTGTGAAGGACCGACTAATGATCTGAAAATTTTGTCGATTCGGAATCAACAAAAACGTAATTTAATTGCTTCTTTGTTTCTTGCTCAGGGGACCCCTCATTTTTTGGCAGGTGATGAGTTTGGACGAACTCAACAAGGCAATAATAATGCTTATTGTCAGGATAATTCGATTAGTTGGGTGGATTGGGAACTTGCAAGCGTGAATGAGTCTCTTATTCGGTTTACTCAGTCGATGATTGCTTTTCGTCAACGTTTTCAATTAATTAGTCATCTGTATTTGGCAAATGACCATTTTTCAGGATTAAGGACTCATTCAAACGAGCATGGTATTCGTTGGCTTAAGCCAAATAATCAGCCGATGGAATCAAGCGATTGGGAACAAGGGTATAATAGAGCCATTATGGTGGAGTATTATTGCCATAGTGGGTGTCAGGAACATATTTTATTGCTCGTTAATGCAAGTGATCAACATCTGCGTTTCCATTTACCTGATCCGGGGATCGGTTGGGGTTGGTTTCGTTGTATCGATACCCGTTTTGATGAAGTCGCTGATGGTGAACGGATGTTATCAGGTCTGAACAGTATTCTGGTTCCCTGTTCATTGCAGCTTTTAGAAAAAAGACAATTATGGTAG
- the msrB gene encoding Peptide methionine sulfoxide reductase MsrB gives MGEKRSENHWKESLDPQTYRVCRLGETEAPFTGALLNNRKTGFYHCACCHKPLFYSDAKFDSGCGWLSFDRPVDKNAILYIDDFSHGMHRIEVRCAHCDAHFGHVFEDGPTETGDRYCINSVAMSFKEE, from the coding sequence ATGGGTGAAAAACGCTCTGAAAATCATTGGAAAGAATCATTGGATCCACAAACTTATCGTGTTTGTCGCTTAGGAGAAACGGAAGCACCATTTACCGGGGCCCTCTTAAATAATCGCAAAACAGGTTTTTATCATTGTGCCTGTTGTCATAAGCCGCTGTTTTACTCTGATGCTAAGTTTGATTCAGGGTGTGGCTGGCTCAGTTTTGACCGTCCGGTCGATAAAAATGCCATTTTGTATATTGATGATTTTAGCCATGGTATGCATCGTATCGAAGTGCGTTGTGCCCATTGTGATGCCCATTTTGGACATGTCTTTGAAGATGGTCCGACAGAGACGGGGGACCGCTATTGTATTAATTCTGTTGCCATGTCCTTTAAGGAAGAGTGA
- the glgB gene encoding 1,4-alpha-glucan branching enzyme GlgB: protein MNAEQVTHPLVATLEEVRLAQPFSELGWLSSDNESLIRCWYPQAKNVSVVSVDHKICQSMQCIDDRGLFELRNVGDFIDGYQYQIDYCDSQVICWDPYEFKHQAFNGLERLDQELRSWYRVLGAQVTQANIGPHVVSGVRFAVYAPNASSVSLIGDFNQWDGRCHPMERCQDGHWVLFVPELAVGQRYKYELKDSHGARLPHKADPVGFFAEQYPSFASVVWDHQVYKWQDAQWFARHVDPIHQPMSIYEVHLGSWKRQHNSFGWASLNYRELAGELVDYVKDMGYTHIELMPITEHPFDGSWGYQPIGLFSPTSRYGNPDDFKYLVDRCHQAGIGVFVDWVPAHFPSDSHGLANFDGSHLYEYEDPRRGWHKDWNSYIYDFGRDTVRRFLISSALIWFDYFHVDGVRVDAVASMLYWDYSREEGEWIPNVDGGNENYEAISLLKWFNEEVYREFPKAMTIAEESTAFAGVSKPTYLGGLGFGFKWNMGWMHDSLQYMQQDPIYRKYHHNEMTFAMVYNYDENFILPLSHDEVVYGKGSLLGKMPGDEWQQAANLRAYTGFMFAHPGKKLNFMGNEIAQVCEWNHDGSIEWDILKYPRHHGQQMLTRALNQFYRQHPALYEGDNQHEGFTWIDFGDWQRSILAFERHALYSQEMIIVVCNFTPVTYDDYRLGVPLPGCYRVVFNTDDSCYWGSDYAPGQCIDVEAISWQGREHSIALHLPPLATIYLQLVEDS, encoded by the coding sequence ATGAATGCAGAACAAGTGACGCATCCGTTAGTTGCAACATTGGAAGAAGTTCGATTAGCGCAGCCATTTTCAGAATTAGGATGGCTTAGTAGTGATAATGAATCACTTATTCGGTGTTGGTATCCCCAGGCTAAAAATGTCAGTGTTGTCTCGGTTGATCATAAAATATGTCAGTCGATGCAATGTATTGATGACCGGGGATTGTTTGAGCTTCGCAATGTCGGTGATTTTATCGATGGTTATCAGTATCAGATCGATTATTGCGATTCACAGGTTATATGCTGGGATCCTTATGAATTTAAACATCAGGCATTTAATGGATTAGAACGGTTAGATCAGGAGCTACGGAGTTGGTATAGGGTTTTAGGTGCACAAGTCACTCAGGCGAATATTGGACCTCATGTGGTTTCAGGTGTTCGATTTGCTGTGTATGCCCCGAATGCCAGCAGCGTCAGTCTTATCGGTGATTTTAACCAGTGGGATGGACGTTGCCATCCTATGGAACGTTGTCAGGACGGACATTGGGTTTTATTTGTACCGGAACTGGCAGTCGGTCAGCGTTATAAATATGAACTTAAAGATAGTCATGGTGCCAGATTGCCGCATAAGGCGGATCCAGTGGGGTTTTTTGCTGAGCAGTATCCGTCTTTTGCATCGGTTGTTTGGGATCACCAGGTATATAAATGGCAGGATGCTCAATGGTTTGCTCGTCATGTTGATCCAATTCACCAGCCAATGAGTATTTATGAAGTTCATTTGGGGTCCTGGAAGCGACAACATAATAGTTTTGGCTGGGCCTCTTTGAATTATCGGGAGCTTGCTGGTGAACTGGTCGATTATGTCAAGGATATGGGGTATACCCATATAGAACTGATGCCGATTACTGAGCATCCGTTCGATGGTTCCTGGGGGTATCAACCTATTGGCTTGTTTTCTCCGACAAGCCGGTATGGTAATCCAGATGATTTTAAATACCTTGTGGATCGATGCCACCAGGCCGGCATTGGTGTGTTCGTTGATTGGGTTCCTGCTCATTTTCCATCAGATTCTCACGGGTTAGCAAACTTTGATGGCTCTCATCTTTATGAATATGAAGATCCACGCCGAGGCTGGCACAAAGACTGGAACAGTTACATTTATGATTTCGGGCGTGATACTGTTCGGCGTTTTTTGATTTCCAGTGCATTGATTTGGTTTGATTATTTTCATGTTGATGGGGTAAGAGTGGATGCTGTTGCTTCGATGTTGTACTGGGATTATTCTCGGGAAGAAGGGGAATGGATACCGAACGTCGATGGCGGTAATGAGAACTATGAAGCGATAAGCCTGCTCAAATGGTTCAATGAAGAGGTTTATAGAGAATTTCCAAAAGCCATGACCATTGCTGAAGAGTCTACAGCTTTTGCTGGCGTTTCAAAACCAACTTATCTGGGAGGATTAGGTTTTGGTTTTAAATGGAATATGGGGTGGATGCATGATTCACTTCAATATATGCAACAAGATCCGATCTACCGTAAATATCATCACAATGAGATGACGTTTGCGATGGTCTACAACTATGATGAAAATTTCATACTTCCACTTTCTCATGATGAAGTGGTGTATGGGAAAGGCTCTTTGTTGGGTAAAATGCCGGGAGATGAATGGCAACAGGCTGCTAATTTGCGGGCTTATACCGGTTTTATGTTTGCTCATCCTGGCAAAAAATTAAACTTCATGGGTAATGAAATTGCTCAGGTATGCGAATGGAATCATGATGGAAGTATTGAATGGGATATTTTGAAGTATCCTCGTCATCATGGTCAACAAATGTTAACAAGAGCCCTGAATCAGTTTTACCGACAACACCCGGCATTATATGAAGGTGATAATCAGCATGAGGGGTTTACCTGGATTGATTTTGGTGATTGGCAGCGTAGTATTCTGGCTTTTGAGCGACATGCCCTTTATTCGCAAGAGATGATTATTGTGGTTTGTAACTTTACACCAGTGACTTATGATGATTATCGGTTAGGGGTGCCTTTGCCCGGGTGTTACCGGGTTGTGTTTAATACCGATGATAGCTGTTATTGGGGGAGTGATTATGCACCTGGTCAGTGCATCGATGTTGAGGCCATTAGCTGGCAGGGACGGGAGCATTCGATTGCTTTGCATCTTCCACCATTAGCGACTATCTATTTGCAGCTAGTCGAGGATAGTTAG
- a CDS encoding Putative cytokinin riboside 5'-monophosphate phosphoribohydrolase has protein sequence MKVAVFCGSSLGDSPVFRDAAIRLGKYLAKQKIDLVYGGSQVGLMGIIADTVLEQRGCVYGVIPEKLKDKELAHTGLTELIIVSDMHQRKAKMAELSDAFIAMPGGAGTLEEISEAWTWAQLGYHTKPCCFYNIDGFFSPLLDMFHKMVTHQFMKVDYTDMLINEDQPEALITSIRNYRPPQKKWP, from the coding sequence ATGAAAGTTGCTGTGTTTTGCGGTTCAAGTCTGGGAGATTCCCCTGTATTTCGTGATGCAGCTATCCGGCTTGGAAAATACTTGGCTAAACAGAAAATTGATTTAGTCTATGGTGGCTCTCAGGTCGGATTAATGGGAATAATAGCAGATACTGTACTTGAACAGAGGGGCTGTGTTTATGGTGTCATTCCTGAAAAGTTAAAAGACAAAGAATTAGCTCACACCGGACTCACTGAACTTATTATTGTTTCAGATATGCACCAGCGCAAAGCAAAAATGGCCGAGTTGTCTGATGCCTTTATTGCAATGCCTGGGGGAGCTGGCACATTAGAAGAAATATCCGAAGCATGGACCTGGGCTCAACTCGGCTATCACACAAAACCCTGCTGCTTTTACAATATAGATGGATTTTTCTCTCCCCTATTAGACATGTTCCATAAAATGGTCACCCACCAATTTATGAAAGTCGATTATACCGATATGTTGATAAATGAAGATCAACCCGAAGCGTTAATTACCTCAATCAGAAATTATCGACCACCCCAAAAAAAGTGGCCATAA
- the yeaD gene encoding Putative glucose-6-phosphate 1-epimerase codes for MTERFEQLGLTISDQLDNAVFTAHNAHNQLFYWVDHPKGKALIAAYGAHIISYHPTSQPEQLWLSHTSELNGKAAIRGGIPLCWPWFGNAKSPNHGYARINQWTLDQISTNEERTEITLKLDHRMIEQSEFEFKLECKFTVAEKLTVELTTYNQDKHPISISSALHSYLATDRDSVKLSGMGNSYQDKAQDFKLCKQAIFELSEQTDRIYTSPQSELELTHGNGRKLHFTHQGEDAVVVWNPGDQLASTIADIHPGGASEYLCVEVAKTLTPANIAPGEHYCLKQEITPS; via the coding sequence GTGACTGAAAGATTCGAGCAATTAGGTCTTACCATCTCCGATCAACTTGATAATGCAGTATTTACAGCACATAACGCACACAACCAATTATTTTACTGGGTTGATCACCCAAAAGGAAAAGCACTCATCGCCGCATATGGCGCTCACATCATCAGCTATCATCCAACAAGCCAACCCGAGCAACTCTGGCTAAGTCATACAAGCGAATTAAACGGTAAGGCTGCTATTCGAGGCGGAATTCCCCTGTGTTGGCCATGGTTTGGCAATGCGAAATCACCTAACCACGGTTATGCCCGAATCAATCAGTGGACACTTGATCAAATCAGTACCAATGAAGAACGAACAGAAATCACCTTAAAACTCGATCATCGAATGATAGAGCAAAGTGAATTTGAATTTAAACTGGAATGTAAATTCACTGTGGCTGAAAAACTCACAGTCGAGTTAACAACATATAACCAGGACAAACACCCAATCTCTATCTCATCTGCACTTCATAGTTATCTAGCAACAGATAGAGATAGCGTGAAATTGTCTGGTATGGGAAATTCATATCAAGATAAAGCCCAGGATTTTAAACTCTGCAAACAAGCTATATTCGAGTTATCTGAACAAACTGATCGAATTTACACATCACCACAGTCTGAGTTAGAGTTAACCCATGGAAACGGACGAAAATTACATTTTACCCATCAGGGAGAAGATGCAGTCGTTGTCTGGAACCCCGGAGATCAACTGGCATCGACCATCGCTGATATCCACCCTGGTGGGGCATCTGAATACCTTTGTGTTGAAGTCGCTAAAACACTCACTCCGGCAAACATAGCTCCTGGAGAGCATTACTGTCTGAAACAAGAAATCACCCCAAGTTAA